A genomic window from Engraulis encrasicolus isolate BLACKSEA-1 chromosome 14, IST_EnEncr_1.0, whole genome shotgun sequence includes:
- the LOC134463477 gene encoding protein rolling stone-like: MTWSWTRSWREEFKARKLTFRPYAPELLLHPQWHISPWLWLLYRFLMVCYTLGWCLYSGLLFSTPKWLIYISHLTYCMLGLYYLLALFNLAGAMLLVRRHSKNLATAARQGNNNREIRGTTGSLGPFPLPSPLIACLRIQWFLLTFVGTYSLTVSFLYWVAVYPVEDHKLSAFNVNMHVGNILQSLLDLSLSATPVHLAHYVHLLLSGCCYVAFAVLYWLAGFTNLSREPFIYKVLDFGSSPLSASLCILGFTLVCLPLFHFLLWNVYQLRRRLALGVRGQAWALRQGLWWWKVAQTEEPIPMSVTDTSTTSVSTSTSTSLFSSSSGMGHEEGVNQPLLVAAGSNRVTVAVYI; the protein is encoded by the exons ATGACATGGAGCTGGACGCGGTCCTGGAGGGAGGAGTTCAAGGCCAGGAAGCTGACCTTCCGCCCCTATGCACCCGAGCTGCTGCTGCACCCACAG TGGCACATCTCTCCATGGCTGTGGCTGCTGTACCGCTTCCTGATGGTGTGCTACACGCTGGGCTGGTGCCTGTACTCCGGCCTGCTCTTCTCCACCCCCAAGTGGCTCATCTACATCAGCCACCTCACCTACTGCATGCTGGGCCTCTACTACCTGCTGGCTCTCTTCAACCTCGCGGGCGCCATGCTGCTGGTCCGACGCCACAGCAAGAACCTGGCCACAGCTGCTAGGCAAG GGAACAACAATAGGGAGATCCGAGGCACCACCGGTTCCCTAGGTCCGTTCCCCCTCCCGTCCCCCCTCATCGCTTGCCTGAGGATCCAGTGGTTCCTCCTGACGTTCGTGGGCACCTACTCCCTGACCGTCTCCTTCCTGTACTGGGTGGCCGTCTACCCCGTGGAGGACCACAAGCTGTCGGCCTTCAACGTCAACATGCACGTGGGCAACATCCTGCAGTCCCTGCTGGACCTCTCCCTCTCCGCCACCCCCGTCCACCTGGCCCACTACGTCCACCTGCTGCTGTCCGGCTGCTGCTACGTGGCCTTCGCCGTGCTCTACTGGCTGGCCGGCTTCACCAACCTCAGCAGGGAGCCCTTCATCTACAAGGTGCTGGACTTTGGCTCCAGCCCGCTCTCCGCCTCGCTCTGCATCCTGGGCTTCACGCTCGTCTGCCTGCCCCTCTTCCACTTCCTGCTGTGGAACGTCTACCAGCTGCGGAGGCGCCTGGCCTTGGGGGTGCGGGGCCAGGCCTGGGCCCTGCGGCAGGGGCTGTGGTGGTGGAAGGTGGCCCAGACGGAGGAGCCTATCCCCATGTCTGTGAcggacacctccaccacctctgtgtctacctccacctccacctcgctCTTCTCTTCGTCCAGCGGGATGGGACACGAGGAAGGGGTGAACCAGCCTCTCCTGGTGGCGGCTGGCTCCAACCGTGTGACTGTGGCTGTGTACATCTGA
- the brk1 gene encoding probable protein BRICK1, which yields MAGQEDPVQREIHQDWANREYIEVITSSIKKIADFLNSFDMSCRSRLATLNEKLTALERRIEYIEARVTKGETLT from the exons ATGGCAGGCCAGGAAGATCCCGTTCAAAGAGAGATTCATCAAGACTGGGCAAATCGAGAATACATCGAAGTAATCACCAGCAGCATTAAGAAAATCGCAGATTTTCTTAACTCGTTTG ATATGTCATGTCGGTCTCGTTTGGCTACGCTGAACGAGAAGCTCACTGCTTTGGAAAGAAGGATTGAATACATTGAGGCCAGG GTTACCAAgggagaaacactgacctaa